A region of Bacillota bacterium DNA encodes the following proteins:
- a CDS encoding sigma-70 family RNA polymerase sigma factor, producing the protein MSLCWTNMKYVGIVKMNNAEFEQYLNAYTGLIIHYAKLFNIYQFMEIDDILQEGYIVLWEALTSFNGTGDFSAFFCMKLRSRFITIWKGYNRKKVKGKKPISLDSEAWVDGNLKMYDVIEAPFSDFEDVYFNDFVERLFRKGDFSQLETEVLAGIISQRTHGQYRVYKKLEKAFNVKHKTIDNALYRIRKKIKKHPLFSEIAT; encoded by the coding sequence ATGTCCCTTTGCTGGACAAACATGAAATACGTGGGGATTGTAAAAATGAACAATGCAGAATTTGAACAATATTTAAATGCCTATACCGGCTTAATAATCCATTATGCAAAACTCTTTAATATATATCAGTTCATGGAGATTGACGATATTCTTCAGGAAGGTTATATAGTTTTGTGGGAGGCATTAACGAGTTTTAACGGTACAGGTGATTTTTCTGCCTTTTTTTGCATGAAGTTGCGGTCACGGTTTATCACTATATGGAAGGGCTATAACCGGAAAAAGGTTAAAGGAAAAAAGCCAATATCTCTAGACTCTGAAGCATGGGTGGACGGAAACTTAAAAATGTATGACGTAATAGAAGCTCCCTTTTCGGATTTTGAAGACGTCTATTTTAATGACTTTGTGGAGCGCCTTTTTAGAAAGGGGGATTTTAGTCAGCTAGAGACTGAGGTTCTTGCAGGGATTATTAGTCAAAGAACACACGGGCAATATCGTGTATACAAAAAATTAGAAAAAGCTTTTAATGTAAAACATAAGACAATAGATAACGCTCTATACAGGATAAGGAAGAAAATTAAAAAACATCCGTTATTTTCCGAAATAGCAACGTAA
- a CDS encoding PAS domain S-box protein: MEKTTERLLEVLKKGRLYFYSMKELLTNKPQILEMAFNQSLSAIAILDREFNFILVNEAYARADNRKVSEFPGRNHFDFYPSDAKAIFEQVVQTKEPYQVFARPFVYEYNQKRGVTYWDWTLSPALDNDGEVEFLIFSLSNVTDKINNELQLKRLFEISHDIICISDFEGCVRSVNPAFRNILGYEKKDVLGKNLFDFVHAEDLEPTKATHVNAIPSASPVKNFKNRYRCKDGSYKWLEWSSVPVSQEGLTYSVVRDVTEKIIADEKLSNARQQIANILESITDAFYAVDNDWNITYVNETSAEIMGKTQAELIGENLWDTFPNYNPFTYEKFHKVMKERIPDHFEVFASSVNLWTKVHAYPSKDGLAVFYRDITTRKENEKKLLESEMRFRSLFENSVDGILLTKPDGSVLAANSAICNLLGRTEKELCNLESCSIVDLTDPRIPQALKERKIKGKVKSELNVIHKDGTIIPVEFASQLFPGADGETLTCVMVRDARERIKTQQEMNRLERLNLVGQMAAGISHEIRNPMTSVRGFLQILRGKAECQDYKDYFNLMINELDRANSIIAGFLSLAKNKKNHTLEKQNLNTVLEKLLPLITADAMKLDIFVNTKFGNIPDMLLNEEEIRQLILNLTRNGFEAMSPGQTLTIKTSMERQDVILSVQDQGVGMSSEVLENIGTPFFTTKADGTGLGMAVCHSIAEQHNAKIDIETGSSGTTFFVWFKLGSVG; encoded by the coding sequence ATGGAGAAAACGACTGAAAGGCTATTAGAAGTATTAAAGAAAGGTAGGTTATATTTTTACTCTATGAAAGAATTATTAACTAATAAACCCCAAATATTGGAAATGGCTTTCAACCAGTCCCTTTCTGCTATTGCTATTCTTGATCGGGAATTTAATTTTATTCTAGTAAATGAGGCATATGCTAGAGCTGATAATCGTAAAGTTTCTGAATTTCCCGGACGGAACCATTTTGATTTTTACCCATCCGATGCAAAGGCAATTTTTGAACAAGTTGTTCAAACCAAAGAACCATATCAAGTATTTGCAAGACCATTTGTTTATGAATACAATCAGAAACGAGGCGTAACCTATTGGGATTGGACGCTATCACCAGCATTGGACAATGATGGAGAAGTAGAGTTTCTAATTTTTTCCCTAAGCAATGTTACTGACAAGATTAATAATGAGTTACAATTAAAAAGACTATTTGAGATCTCGCATGACATCATATGCATATCAGATTTTGAAGGCTGCGTCAGAAGTGTTAACCCAGCATTTAGAAACATACTAGGCTATGAGAAGAAAGATGTTCTCGGCAAAAACTTGTTTGATTTTGTCCATGCAGAAGATTTAGAACCGACAAAGGCTACTCATGTAAACGCTATACCGTCGGCTTCTCCGGTGAAAAATTTTAAAAACCGCTACCGCTGCAAGGATGGTTCTTATAAATGGCTTGAATGGTCGAGTGTTCCTGTTTCCCAAGAAGGGCTAACTTATTCAGTTGTGCGGGATGTTACGGAGAAGATAATAGCCGATGAAAAACTTAGTAATGCCAGACAGCAAATAGCAAACATCCTTGAAAGTATAACTGATGCTTTTTATGCAGTGGACAATGATTGGAATATTACTTACGTTAATGAAACGTCTGCGGAGATTATGGGAAAAACTCAAGCCGAATTAATTGGTGAAAACCTCTGGGATACATTTCCTAATTATAATCCCTTTACTTACGAAAAATTTCATAAGGTTATGAAAGAGCGTATTCCTGACCACTTTGAAGTCTTTGCTTCATCAGTAAATCTATGGACTAAGGTACACGCATATCCCTCAAAGGACGGACTAGCTGTTTTTTATAGAGATATAACAACCCGCAAAGAAAATGAAAAGAAACTTCTCGAAAGTGAAATGCGTTTTCGTTCACTTTTTGAGAACAGTGTTGATGGCATTTTACTAACCAAACCTGATGGTTCTGTTCTTGCGGCGAATTCGGCAATATGTAACTTATTGGGTCGAACAGAAAAGGAGCTTTGCAATCTGGAAAGTTGTAGTATTGTCGATTTAACAGATCCCCGCATTCCTCAAGCCCTTAAGGAAAGGAAGATTAAAGGAAAAGTAAAGTCTGAGCTTAACGTTATTCATAAGGATGGAACTATTATTCCGGTTGAATTCGCATCCCAACTATTTCCTGGCGCTGATGGAGAAACTCTGACTTGTGTGATGGTTAGGGATGCTCGGGAAAGAATCAAAACACAACAAGAGATGAATCGCTTGGAACGCCTAAATCTTGTTGGGCAGATGGCCGCTGGTATCAGTCACGAAATAAGAAATCCGATGACTTCAGTTCGCGGTTTTCTTCAAATTCTTAGAGGTAAAGCTGAATGTCAGGATTACAAGGATTATTTTAATTTAATGATCAACGAGTTAGATCGAGCCAATAGTATTATTGCGGGTTTTCTATCATTGGCCAAAAATAAAAAAAACCATACTTTAGAAAAACAAAACCTGAATACTGTGCTAGAAAAGTTATTGCCTTTAATCACGGCTGACGCAATGAAGCTTGATATATTTGTTAATACTAAATTTGGAAATATACCGGATATGTTACTTAACGAGGAAGAGATCAGGCAGCTAATACTAAACTTAACCCGCAACGGTTTTGAAGCGATGTCACCAGGACAAACCCTTACTATAAAAACATCAATGGAACGGCAAGATGTCATATTATCGGTTCAAGATCAAGGAGTGGGAATGAGTTCGGAGGTTTTGGAGAATATTGGTACACCATTCTTCACGACCAAGGCGGATGGAACAGGTTTAGGAATGGCTGTTTGCCATAGTATTGCAGAACAGCATAACGCTAAAATTGATATCGAAACCGGCTCTAGTGGTACAACTTTCTTTGTGTGGTTTAAGCTAGGTTCAGTTGGTTAA
- a CDS encoding group II intron reverse transcriptase/maturase has translation MEEVGATKETKVHSLIDKVYSKTNLNMAWQRVKANRGAGGVDKVSLVAFNKVVEEELEKLHTELKEQTYTPLPVRRVRIPKRDKPEEKRSLGIPAIRDRVCQQALKNRLEPIFEPVFNDCSFGYRPGRSPHDAMRKIWFELMEGYHWILDADLKDYFGSVDHEKLISMVAGKISDCRVLGLIRQMLQAGYMEKGNMFPTVKGTPQGGVASPLLSNIYLTPFDNEMTRLGYKLTRFADDCAPRRRRAV, from the coding sequence ATGGAAGAAGTAGGCGCGACCAAAGAAACAAAGGTTCACTCATTAATTGACAAAGTATACAGTAAAACCAACTTAAACATGGCATGGCAAAGAGTAAAAGCCAACCGAGGGGCAGGAGGAGTAGACAAAGTAAGTTTAGTAGCCTTTAATAAAGTTGTAGAAGAAGAACTAGAAAAGCTTCATACGGAACTTAAAGAACAAACATATACTCCCTTACCCGTTCGCAGGGTTCGGATACCAAAACGTGACAAACCGGAAGAAAAGAGATCGTTGGGAATACCAGCCATAAGAGACCGGGTGTGTCAACAAGCCTTAAAGAACCGATTGGAACCAATATTCGAGCCGGTATTTAACGATTGTAGCTTTGGATACAGGCCCGGACGCTCCCCGCATGATGCCATGCGTAAAATATGGTTTGAATTGATGGAAGGTTACCATTGGATACTTGATGCAGATCTCAAGGATTACTTTGGTAGTGTGGACCACGAAAAACTAATCAGCATGGTGGCAGGGAAAATCAGCGATTGCCGAGTGCTCGGACTTATCCGGCAAATGTTACAAGCAGGATATATGGAGAAGGGTAATATGTTTCCCACCGTCAAGGGAACCCCACAAGGTGGGGTTGCTAGTCCGCTACTTAGTAACATATACCTTACGCCCTTTGATAATGAAATGACGCGTTTAGGATACAAACTAACTCGTTTTGCTGACGACTGTGCGCCACGAAGGCGCAGGGCTGTTTAA
- a CDS encoding aspartyl-phosphate phosphatase Spo0E family protein has translation MDSKSWVNLPIAIENERRKLYEVSEQETWNSQKLIRQSQELDELIYKYQQAKTPCLTRCFCLPARNFLIELGFIY, from the coding sequence TTGGATTCTAAAAGTTGGGTAAATCTTCCAATTGCCATTGAAAACGAACGGCGCAAACTGTATGAAGTTTCCGAGCAGGAAACCTGGAATAGCCAAAAATTAATCAGGCAGAGTCAGGAATTGGACGAATTAATATACAAGTATCAGCAAGCAAAAACACCTTGTTTAACAAGGTGTTTTTGCTTGCCAGCCAGAAATTTTTTAATTGAATTAGGATTCATCTATTGA
- a CDS encoding helix-turn-helix domain-containing protein, giving the protein MYTHPIVLRLRRQAMQLDATKTLSRREIAQRCQMSHTILYKILRRYEEQGDAGLYDKERTPKVWPNQTPADVEESTLAFVQEQPNWGPRRISNELKKTENGGIKVGETAVYGVLKRNDLNTRQKRLKWIRVLGALYRIPLAHMLGAKGMAFYVLPNQIYYLFFALSTAGIPVALASIISEKIAMGHYRDALRTFRVARAAMFLLGLTFFLLLFASAGWLIDIGLVVIPEAYLGMQVVAPVIFFAAVVAVYRGLFQGFSNMRVVAYSQVFEQVMLVAASLVFSYLLLPRGLEIAAAGANFGAVPGVVGATLMLAFLYRMQRRDILQMAQQDLTGVREGTFSLLKRIFSVALPISFAGMVMSVSTIIDQNLIVSRLQLAGFNYSQAAEQYGEFTGMAMAFINISTVLAASLGTSLVPATAESLAVKNLVRIKTQLSQAMRLALIFALPAATGLFLLAHQLTLLVFADKGAGVPLTALAAAVVFWSMHLVTAGVLQGMNKAGISVRNLLVGIVIKVLITYYFTPTPLGIQAAALGTVAIFFVSSLLNIIYLSRMVGFQFNTIETVLKPGLATVIMSLCVLEVYQVTFQQWGGNTWPTLLAVCAGIVVYPMVLVALGGIRSEEVRRLPIIGDRTAIFLQRLGR; this is encoded by the coding sequence ATGTATACTCATCCTATCGTATTGCGATTAAGAAGGCAAGCCATGCAACTTGATGCTACAAAAACTCTTAGTCGGCGTGAAATAGCCCAACGGTGTCAAATGTCCCATACCATACTTTATAAAATCCTTAGGAGGTATGAAGAGCAAGGTGATGCTGGTCTTTACGATAAAGAACGCACCCCAAAGGTTTGGCCCAATCAAACGCCTGCGGATGTTGAAGAATCTACTTTAGCCTTTGTCCAAGAACAACCTAATTGGGGTCCGAGAAGAATCAGTAATGAGCTAAAAAAGACTGAAAATGGCGGTATAAAAGTCGGTGAAACTGCTGTCTATGGGGTACTAAAGCGTAATGATCTTAATACCCGCCAGAAACGCCTTAAGTGGATACGGGTTTTGGGAGCCCTTTACCGAATACCCCTGGCTCATATGCTGGGTGCCAAAGGTATGGCTTTTTATGTTCTTCCTAACCAAATTTACTATCTCTTTTTTGCTCTCTCCACGGCGGGAATACCGGTTGCTTTGGCCAGTATAATATCAGAAAAAATAGCTATGGGCCATTACCGCGATGCGTTACGTACTTTTCGGGTGGCACGGGCTGCGATGTTCCTGTTGGGGCTGACTTTTTTTCTCTTGCTTTTTGCCAGTGCAGGGTGGTTAATTGATATCGGTTTAGTAGTTATTCCCGAGGCTTACTTGGGAATGCAAGTCGTAGCGCCGGTGATATTTTTTGCTGCGGTTGTAGCCGTTTACCGAGGCCTTTTCCAAGGGTTTAGTAATATGAGGGTAGTTGCGTACTCACAGGTATTTGAACAGGTAATGCTGGTAGCGGCTTCCTTGGTATTTAGCTATCTGCTTTTGCCTCGCGGTTTAGAAATTGCTGCCGCCGGGGCTAATTTTGGTGCCGTACCGGGTGTGGTGGGAGCTACACTAATGCTAGCTTTTCTCTATCGAATGCAACGCCGGGATATACTGCAGATGGCCCAACAAGACTTAACCGGGGTCAGGGAGGGAACGTTTTCTCTACTCAAGCGGATTTTTAGCGTGGCCTTGCCGATATCTTTTGCCGGTATGGTCATGTCTGTGTCCACCATTATTGACCAAAACCTCATTGTGTCTCGGCTTCAGTTGGCGGGTTTTAATTATAGCCAGGCCGCCGAACAGTATGGCGAATTTACCGGGATGGCGATGGCGTTTATAAATATCTCCACTGTGCTGGCCGCGTCCTTAGGTACCAGTCTGGTGCCCGCCACGGCTGAATCCCTGGCTGTTAAAAACCTGGTACGTATTAAGACCCAGCTATCTCAAGCTATGCGTCTTGCACTTATTTTTGCTTTGCCTGCCGCCACTGGTTTGTTCCTGCTGGCGCATCAATTGACTCTGCTGGTTTTCGCTGACAAAGGCGCCGGGGTTCCGCTAACTGCGTTGGCAGCAGCTGTCGTCTTTTGGTCGATGCATCTAGTAACCGCCGGTGTGCTCCAGGGTATGAATAAGGCTGGCATATCGGTGCGAAACTTATTGGTGGGTATTGTCATTAAGGTTTTAATCACGTATTATTTCACACCCACTCCTTTGGGCATTCAGGCGGCCGCTCTGGGCACAGTGGCTATATTCTTTGTGTCGTCATTGCTGAATATAATTTATTTGTCTCGCATGGTGGGTTTCCAGTTTAATACCATAGAGACAGTGTTGAAGCCCGGCTTAGCCACAGTGATTATGTCATTATGTGTCCTGGAAGTATACCAGGTAACTTTTCAACAATGGGGGGGTAATACCTGGCCCACCTTACTGGCGGTATGCGCAGGAATTGTGGTCTATCCAATGGTGTTGGTGGCGCTGGGAGGTATCAGGTCGGAAGAAGTTCGTCGCTTGCCGATCATTGGGGATCGGACAGCTATTTTTTTGCAACGCTTGGGCCGCTGA
- a CDS encoding response regulator transcription factor codes for MAFKFLMVEDDAEIREIITDYFIEKSGGTFDIDSAETGNEGLQKCLENDYDLVLLDIMLPDVDGFAICRELRKKSDVPIVFITARHKENDKLQGYHLGCDDYISKPFSLAELYAKVTALLRRSKGMVINELMTAGSIKMDPYRCTVFVDEVEVILAPMEFVILKILMENHGRLVSRESLLIRVWGYDFEGNDRVVDNHVKKLRKALGDASIQIKTVFKRGYKMEGR; via the coding sequence ATGGCTTTTAAATTTCTAATGGTTGAAGATGATGCCGAGATAAGAGAAATCATTACAGATTACTTTATAGAAAAAAGTGGAGGGACTTTTGATATTGACTCTGCCGAGACAGGGAATGAAGGTCTGCAAAAGTGTCTTGAGAACGATTATGATTTGGTGCTTCTGGATATCATGCTGCCTGATGTTGACGGGTTTGCCATTTGCAGGGAGCTTAGAAAAAAGAGTGATGTTCCGATTGTCTTTATCACGGCTAGGCATAAGGAGAACGACAAATTGCAAGGGTACCATCTCGGGTGTGATGATTACATATCTAAACCTTTCTCGCTGGCAGAGCTTTATGCCAAGGTTACGGCTTTACTCAGACGGTCAAAAGGCATGGTGATAAACGAATTAATGACGGCAGGCAGCATAAAAATGGATCCCTACCGTTGCACGGTTTTTGTTGATGAAGTGGAAGTAATACTTGCACCCATGGAATTTGTTATTTTAAAAATACTTATGGAAAATCACGGCAGATTAGTGAGCCGTGAGAGCCTTTTAATACGGGTATGGGGATATGATTTTGAAGGTAATGACAGAGTGGTGGACAATCATGTGAAAAAACTGCGCAAAGCCTTAGGGGATGCTTCAATCCAAATAAAAACCGTGTTTAAAAGAGGCTACAAAATGGAGGGGAGATAA
- a CDS encoding PIN domain-containing protein, with product MPHNKLFIDTGAFIAIMDKNDSFHQEARSFYTSLKRDTKIITSMLVISETFTWLRYRTNHKLDTHFLNTIDKAEKAGLLMIILPDEDLKNKTHAVLSRSRFVLYRCNKFCNFGNTGYRGRIRI from the coding sequence TTGCCTCATAATAAATTATTTATCGATACCGGCGCGTTTATTGCCATCATGGATAAAAATGACTCTTTTCACCAGGAAGCCCGGTCATTTTATACAAGCTTAAAGCGCGATACAAAGATAATAACCAGTATGCTAGTTATTTCGGAAACCTTCACATGGTTAAGGTATCGCACCAATCACAAGTTGGACACCCACTTTCTTAATACTATTGATAAAGCAGAAAAAGCTGGGTTGTTAATGATAATCCTCCCGGATGAGGATCTTAAAAATAAGACCCATGCTGTTTTATCAAGATCAAGATTTGTCTTATACCGATGCAACAAGTTTTGTAATTTTGGAAACACTGGATATCGAGGACGTATTCGGATTTGA
- a CDS encoding IS110 family transposase — MSVLIARPCHAQGTEKVIHLPEVFYMTVPLYVGVDIGKAKNVACFMGPDGAVLLKSATFDNSLTCAQKMVAKTKDILAQESCDHPVFGVEATSFYHFHLMNFILKADELKPYRPTVYQLNARNIKNFKKSYTPRGKNDTYDAFIIADNLRFGRLPKPYEVDEMYYPLQRLTRYRFHLVGSLIREKSYFLTMLFLKFSNYGDVFSDVFGATSAR, encoded by the coding sequence ATGTCAGTTCTGATTGCGAGGCCGTGCCATGCGCAGGGAACGGAAAAGGTAATCCACTTACCAGAGGTGTTTTATATGACAGTGCCATTATATGTTGGTGTTGATATTGGTAAGGCTAAGAATGTGGCGTGCTTCATGGGCCCAGACGGGGCAGTGCTTTTAAAAAGTGCAACCTTTGATAATTCACTTACCTGTGCTCAAAAGATGGTGGCTAAAACCAAAGACATTTTAGCTCAAGAAAGCTGTGATCACCCGGTATTCGGGGTGGAGGCTACATCCTTTTACCACTTCCACCTGATGAATTTTATCTTGAAGGCTGATGAACTCAAGCCATACAGGCCAACTGTTTACCAACTCAACGCCAGGAACATCAAGAATTTCAAGAAGTCTTATACCCCACGGGGAAAGAATGACACTTATGACGCTTTTATCATTGCCGATAACTTAAGATTCGGCAGACTACCAAAACCTTATGAGGTTGATGAAATGTATTATCCGCTGCAGCGGCTTACTCGCTACAGGTTCCACCTGGTGGGTTCTCTGATCCGTGAAAAAAGCTATTTTTTAACCATGTTGTTTTTGAAGTTCAGTAATTATGGTGATGTATTTAGCGATGTTTTTGGTGCTACCAGCGCTCGCTGA
- a CDS encoding IS110 family transposase, producing the protein MVQFLVDKGNNHFAEPEKLAKELKRISRESYRLQPKLADSVNLILETSMNNIRFFEQSIRKVEGVINRDLAKFANPLESVQGIGQVYSAGIIAEIGDITKFTNQSKLAKYAGLTWNSNQSGEFEGEDEPLNRGGNRYLRYYLIEAADSLRRHNAEYRAYYQKKYQEASKHAHKRALVLTARKLVRLVYALLSKNQLYRLDKG; encoded by the coding sequence ATGGTCCAATTCCTTGTGGATAAAGGCAATAATCATTTTGCTGAGCCGGAAAAGCTGGCCAAAGAGCTGAAGCGCATTTCCCGGGAATCATACCGGCTGCAGCCCAAGCTTGCGGATTCAGTTAATCTGATCTTAGAAACCAGCATGAATAATATCCGATTCTTCGAACAATCCATCCGTAAAGTGGAAGGCGTGATTAATCGCGACCTAGCCAAATTCGCAAATCCCTTGGAATCAGTACAGGGAATCGGACAAGTATACTCAGCCGGCATTATTGCAGAGATTGGAGATATTACGAAGTTTACCAACCAGTCCAAGCTAGCCAAATATGCCGGTCTTACCTGGAACAGCAACCAATCCGGTGAGTTTGAAGGTGAAGATGAGCCTCTTAATAGGGGCGGCAACCGGTACCTTAGATATTATCTGATAGAAGCTGCGGACAGTTTGAGGAGACACAATGCTGAGTACCGGGCTTACTATCAGAAGAAGTACCAGGAGGCTTCTAAACACGCTCACAAACGGGCATTGGTGCTTACAGCCAGGAAACTGGTGAGACTGGTATATGCTCTGCTGTCAAAGAACCAGCTTTACCGGTTGGACAAGGGTTAA
- a CDS encoding HAMP domain-containing histidine kinase, with protein MKKKTTKRTIYTRIFCAFITTYLVLMIGFSIFLVSKEKKVAGLELRTHALQVNNTVEDVLQDHIDSNSQITGFSKAKKEFVTKSSFFNYLDTEVAIFTGNYNLIFNTNDYWLCSYTERREGSKNYTGYGYLNPKDWFNEREITELENYLNANPKAKKQGDLSGYLVELKGFWVDNEMIIPDKINVVEMYAKSIDENGNVKSSSGVHSDDIVYVSGYQNTKGLPYFEHGNIRHDNKGYHNSEKQSKLRQMVMDQEKLKEAVKQLGNVSSERVGLLTYRYYLPLPYRNAVEVTDDQNYSSEFWIVLAREVNLLDKCASTLAFVWVSCLLTFAVVAFTLAKQTYKTYQKREELERQRQETTNALAHDLKTPLSIISGFAQNLMENVHTEKREHYTESIQANVNRMDKIIREMLELSRLESDSFPIKYEDVSLREVGTEVINRYTQACVEKSIVTYLEDDAAIKADKSLIARVIDNFFINALDNTPKGGTIRMKIFDNKFEIYNSGSHIPEEKINEIWQPYKKAYASRSNTKGTGLGLSISRTVMELHQFSYGAKNVDDGVVFWFKFA; from the coding sequence TTGAAAAAGAAAACAACAAAGCGTACAATCTATACCCGTATTTTTTGCGCATTTATAACCACCTACCTGGTGCTGATGATAGGCTTCAGCATATTCCTGGTATCTAAGGAAAAGAAAGTAGCAGGCTTAGAACTCCGGACACACGCTTTACAGGTCAATAATACAGTTGAAGATGTCCTGCAAGATCATATTGACAGTAATAGTCAAATTACGGGCTTTTCCAAAGCAAAAAAGGAATTCGTCACTAAGTCATCTTTTTTTAACTATTTAGATACGGAAGTAGCAATATTTACAGGTAATTACAACCTGATTTTTAATACGAACGATTACTGGTTATGCAGCTATACAGAGCGTAGGGAAGGAAGCAAAAATTATACTGGATATGGATATTTAAACCCCAAGGACTGGTTTAACGAGAGAGAAATAACAGAACTTGAAAATTACTTAAATGCCAATCCAAAGGCCAAAAAACAGGGAGATCTTTCTGGATATTTAGTTGAGTTGAAAGGATTTTGGGTTGATAATGAAATGATTATTCCTGATAAAATAAATGTTGTTGAAATGTATGCCAAAAGCATTGATGAAAACGGCAATGTAAAGTCAAGCAGTGGGGTACATTCAGATGATATTGTCTATGTTTCAGGCTATCAAAATACCAAAGGCTTACCCTATTTTGAACATGGAAATATCCGGCACGATAATAAGGGTTATCATAATAGTGAAAAACAAAGCAAACTGCGTCAGATGGTAATGGATCAAGAAAAATTAAAAGAAGCTGTGAAACAGTTGGGTAATGTTTCCAGCGAAAGGGTAGGTTTGTTAACCTATCGATATTACTTGCCTCTACCTTACCGGAATGCGGTGGAAGTGACGGACGATCAAAACTATTCCAGTGAATTTTGGATAGTTCTTGCCCGCGAAGTTAATTTATTGGACAAATGTGCCTCTACTTTGGCTTTTGTGTGGGTCAGCTGCTTGTTAACATTTGCTGTCGTAGCCTTTACACTTGCAAAACAAACCTATAAAACTTATCAAAAGCGAGAGGAGCTGGAAAGACAGCGTCAAGAAACGACGAATGCCCTAGCCCATGATTTAAAAACCCCTTTGAGCATTATTTCAGGGTTTGCCCAAAACCTTATGGAAAATGTCCATACGGAAAAAAGGGAGCACTATACAGAGAGTATTCAAGCCAATGTAAACCGTATGGATAAGATAATCCGTGAAATGCTTGAGTTATCTAGGTTAGAATCTGATTCATTTCCGATAAAATATGAGGATGTATCCCTTAGAGAAGTGGGTACAGAAGTCATTAATCGTTACACTCAGGCTTGTGTTGAAAAATCCATTGTGACGTATCTGGAAGACGATGCAGCTATAAAGGCTGATAAATCTTTGATTGCCAGAGTTATTGATAACTTTTTTATAAACGCGCTTGATAATACGCCTAAGGGGGGTACAATACGGATGAAAATTTTTGACAATAAATTTGAAATATATAATAGCGGCAGCCATATTCCTGAAGAGAAGATAAACGAAATATGGCAACCTTATAAAAAGGCTTATGCATCACGCAGTAATACCAAAGGAACAGGCCTTGGACTTTCCATTTCCCGTACCGTTATGGAATTACATCAATTTTCGTATGGTGCTAAGAATGTTGATGATGGTGTGGTATTTTGGTTTAAATTTGCTTAA
- a CDS encoding TetR/AcrR family transcriptional regulator, whose amino-acid sequence MLKCSYQPVGRHENTKEICHVSNSTKEKVKKIALSLFAKKGYDGTTMSEIAKGVGIKKASLYSHFKGKEELFFAVYEELAREYVNLMERIVDNSKNMEIEDKLYYIFEEYITYYIENPEVQAFWNQIILFTPPEIYEEFFSHVNNCNAAVQQNMEEIFREGMRQGLIRNDDAKKMTWSFWAIREGLLNGMMIIPEMRNEEYIKGFWRDFWFGLKGRD is encoded by the coding sequence ATGCTAAAATGTAGCTACCAACCGGTAGGTAGGCATGAGAACACTAAGGAGATATGTCACGTGAGCAATTCAACAAAGGAAAAAGTAAAAAAAATAGCACTCTCCCTTTTTGCAAAAAAAGGCTATGACGGCACCACTATGAGCGAAATTGCTAAAGGAGTGGGGATTAAGAAAGCCTCCCTCTACTCCCATTTTAAAGGAAAGGAGGAATTGTTTTTCGCGGTATATGAAGAACTGGCTCGGGAGTATGTAAACTTGATGGAACGAATTGTTGACAATTCAAAAAACATGGAGATTGAGGATAAGCTTTACTATATTTTCGAAGAATACATTACTTACTACATTGAAAACCCGGAAGTGCAGGCGTTTTGGAATCAAATCATACTTTTTACACCGCCGGAAATATACGAAGAATTCTTCTCTCACGTAAATAACTGTAATGCCGCCGTGCAGCAGAACATGGAAGAGATCTTTCGAGAAGGAATGCGCCAGGGACTAATTAGAAATGATGATGCCAAAAAGATGACTTGGTCGTTTTGGGCCATTAGGGAAGGACTTCTGAACGGGATGATGATCATTCCGGAGATGAGGAACGAGGAGTACATTAAGGGGTTCTGGAGGGATTTTTGGTTCGGTTTGAAGGGGAGGGATTAA